From the Deltaproteobacteria bacterium genome, one window contains:
- a CDS encoding VOC family protein has product MPAKIKHLAIISDNYTLLSRFYQALFGMKTSKSPQPESAVAIGDGYIGMNIIPQKLGRQAGLEHFGLEVESVEAVAARLKEKYPAVQLVKRPTNRPFAGISTHDPDGYVFDLSQQQMTNRAEVYVEGEWKQERYISHFTLRSLNPATLAKFYREVYDLQEMEKPADDTNHYLTDGRVTIIIAPWAISDYDGAGIEPRHMDHLGFRVEDLDAFKKDLAKLVERNPALSPKPGGHEGAIRLKLLAKCKHGQFQLADPDGVPIDVSTGR; this is encoded by the coding sequence ATGCCTGCGAAAATCAAACACCTCGCCATCATCAGCGACAACTACACTTTACTGAGCCGCTTCTATCAAGCACTGTTCGGCATGAAGACTTCCAAGTCGCCGCAGCCCGAAAGCGCGGTCGCCATCGGCGACGGCTACATCGGCATGAATATCATCCCGCAGAAATTAGGCCGCCAAGCCGGACTCGAACACTTCGGTTTGGAAGTCGAAAGCGTCGAAGCGGTGGCGGCGCGGCTAAAAGAAAAATATCCCGCCGTGCAACTGGTCAAGCGGCCGACCAACCGGCCCTTCGCCGGCATCAGCACCCATGATCCAGACGGTTATGTCTTCGACCTATCGCAACAGCAGATGACCAACCGTGCCGAAGTCTACGTCGAGGGTGAATGGAAACAGGAGCGTTACATCAGCCATTTCACTCTCCGCTCTTTGAATCCGGCGACCTTGGCGAAATTTTATCGCGAGGTATACGACCTTCAGGAAATGGAAAAACCGGCGGACGACACGAATCATTATCTAACCGACGGGCGGGTAACGATTATTATCGCGCCCTGGGCGATCTCCGACTACGACGGCGCTGGCATCGAACCGCGCCACATGGATCATCTGGGCTTTCGCGTCGAAGATCTCGACGCCTTCAAAAAAGATTTAGCCAAGCTGGTCGAACGCAACCCAGCGTTGTCGCCGAAACCCGGCGGCCACGAAGGCGCGATTCGCCTCAAGCTGCTGGCAAAATGCAAGCA
- a CDS encoding PAS domain S-box protein — MPGDDTLLMLFVPLCLAAASFCTAQQARAIKILCTIFVIVDLSVELESFSMARFVARSEAVALIWIVTAFVDRSRRLSATDSRLRQENAAREQSERVLEELHIALTNAMPGIGRLGIDGHYLEVNEVYAGMLGYVPVELIGTGWIKTVHVDDRAQALAAYDRMVQSGKGEFEARAVRKDGSNFFKHVLMVKIVDENGRHIGHHCFMRDISERKAVEAERGRLATIVDHSDDAIVSRGIDLKILTWNAAAERRFGYLADEIVGQSIDILNPPDKQALGEQRRKLFDASVPSRPVDTG, encoded by the coding sequence ATGCCCGGCGACGATACGCTGTTGATGCTGTTTGTTCCCCTTTGTTTGGCGGCAGCTAGTTTTTGTACCGCCCAACAGGCGCGAGCGATAAAAATTCTTTGCACGATCTTCGTCATCGTCGATCTAAGCGTCGAGCTAGAAAGTTTTTCCATGGCCCGGTTCGTGGCCCGCTCCGAAGCTGTGGCGCTGATTTGGATTGTTACCGCCTTCGTTGACCGTTCGCGTCGGCTGTCAGCAACCGATAGCCGGCTTCGGCAAGAAAATGCTGCGCGTGAGCAGAGCGAACGGGTGCTCGAAGAATTACATATCGCCCTGACCAACGCCATGCCAGGGATTGGTCGTCTCGGTATCGACGGTCATTATCTTGAGGTCAACGAAGTGTACGCCGGAATGCTCGGCTATGTACCGGTGGAGTTGATCGGTACAGGCTGGATAAAAACGGTTCACGTTGACGACCGCGCGCAGGCTTTAGCCGCTTACGATCGGATGGTGCAATCCGGCAAGGGCGAGTTCGAAGCCCGCGCGGTGCGTAAAGACGGATCGAATTTTTTCAAACATGTCTTGATGGTTAAGATCGTCGATGAAAATGGCCGCCACATTGGCCATCACTGTTTTATGCGCGACATCAGCGAACGAAAAGCAGTCGAGGCGGAACGAGGACGGCTGGCGACCATCGTCGATCACTCCGACGACGCCATCGTGAGCCGCGGCATCGACCTGAAGATTCTCACTTGGAACGCCGCCGCCGAGCGGAGGTTTGGCTACTTAGCTGACGAAATTGTTGGCCAGAGTATCGATATTCTCAATCCTCCCGATAAGCAGGCATTGGGGGAGCAAAGACGAAAATTGTTCGACGCCTCCGTTCCGTCCCGGCCTGTCGATACTGGTTGA